A window from Oceanithermus desulfurans encodes these proteins:
- a CDS encoding M16 family metallopeptidase, translating into MSGLTFREATLPNGLRVIAEINPEAKSTALGYFVRTGSRDELAGEEGVSHFLEHMVFKGTERRSAWDVNREFDEMGAKYNAFTNEELTVFYGAVLPEFAPRLLDLLSDLMRPALREDEFETERKVILEEIALYRDRPHFVLYERAQEAYFRRHPLAKPVLGTTESIEAMTRTQMAAYHARRYVPNNMTLAFAGNLDWDEMLALAERMTRGWSQGPAPRNHPGFTPEPRRLRTPYDKASQAYAVVMAPGHAAAAEERYAARVLADVLGDPDNGRLFWRLVDPGLAETAMAYHHEFEELGVYLVYVQGDPAHEEEVSERIREELVRLEKGGVDSEELERAKLKTATSLVFAGETSLSRLFYLGLGYSYTGRYEALDTVRRWVMHLEPYHLGELLEARPFSRALEYWLVPADHG; encoded by the coding sequence ATGAGCGGGCTTACGTTCCGGGAGGCCACGCTGCCCAACGGCCTGCGCGTGATCGCCGAGATCAACCCCGAGGCCAAGAGCACGGCCCTCGGCTACTTCGTGCGCACGGGGAGCCGCGACGAGCTGGCGGGCGAAGAGGGCGTGAGCCACTTCCTCGAGCACATGGTCTTCAAGGGGACCGAGCGCCGCAGCGCCTGGGACGTCAACCGCGAGTTCGACGAGATGGGCGCGAAGTACAACGCCTTCACCAACGAGGAGCTCACCGTCTTTTACGGCGCGGTGCTGCCCGAGTTCGCCCCCCGGCTGCTCGACCTGCTCAGCGACCTGATGCGCCCGGCGCTGCGCGAGGACGAGTTCGAGACCGAACGCAAGGTGATCCTCGAGGAGATCGCGCTCTACCGCGACCGGCCGCACTTCGTGCTCTACGAGCGCGCCCAGGAGGCCTACTTCCGGCGCCACCCCCTGGCCAAGCCGGTGCTGGGCACGACCGAGAGCATCGAGGCGATGACCCGTACGCAGATGGCGGCTTACCACGCGCGGCGCTACGTGCCCAACAACATGACCCTCGCCTTCGCGGGCAACCTGGACTGGGACGAGATGCTGGCGCTCGCCGAGCGGATGACCCGCGGCTGGTCCCAGGGGCCCGCGCCGCGCAACCACCCGGGCTTCACCCCCGAACCGCGCCGCCTGCGGACGCCCTACGACAAGGCCAGCCAGGCCTACGCCGTCGTCATGGCGCCGGGGCACGCGGCCGCCGCCGAAGAGCGCTACGCGGCGCGGGTGCTGGCCGACGTGCTGGGCGACCCCGACAACGGCCGGCTCTTCTGGCGTCTCGTCGACCCGGGGCTGGCCGAGACGGCGATGGCCTACCACCACGAGTTCGAGGAGCTCGGCGTCTACCTCGTCTACGTGCAGGGGGACCCCGCCCACGAAGAGGAGGTCTCGGAACGGATCCGCGAGGAGCTCGTGCGCCTCGAGAAGGGCGGGGTCGACAGCGAGGAGCTGGAGCGCGCCAAGCTCAAGACGGCCACCTCGCTCGTCTTTGCCGGGGAAACCTCGCTGAGCCGGCTCTTCTACCTCGGGCTCGGGTACAGCTACACCGGGCGTTACGAGGCGCTGGACACGGTGCGGCGCTGGGTGATGCACCTCGAGCCCTACCACCTGGGCGAGCTCCTGGAGGCCCGGCCCTTCAGCCGCGCCCTCGAGTACTGGCTGGTGCCCGCGGACCATGGCTAG
- a CDS encoding helix-turn-helix transcriptional regulator encodes MRLGSTKQRILEHLRLRKASAAELAGELGLSKVAIYRHLEDLKRDGLVRVSTRPVQGRGRPLRLFEAIDEPTAYARMCREMLEQIEELYGPGAGVRVLRARYKKELETWRQGFQGLTLEERARRLAEWLTERGYQAESRREASGLVLEQRRCPKLALARDYQALCQVEMDFFSELLGVSLVRECSMTAGDTCCRYRIEPDGGAEG; translated from the coding sequence GTGAGGCTCGGTTCCACAAAGCAGCGCATCCTCGAACATCTGCGCCTTCGCAAGGCCTCCGCCGCCGAGCTGGCCGGCGAGCTGGGGCTGTCGAAGGTGGCCATCTACCGCCACCTCGAAGACCTCAAGCGCGACGGGCTGGTGCGCGTGAGTACCCGGCCCGTCCAGGGGCGGGGCCGGCCGCTGCGGCTGTTCGAGGCGATCGACGAGCCCACCGCCTACGCCCGGATGTGCCGCGAGATGCTCGAGCAGATCGAGGAGCTCTACGGCCCCGGCGCGGGTGTTCGGGTGCTGCGCGCCCGTTACAAGAAGGAGCTGGAAACCTGGCGCCAGGGCTTTCAGGGCCTGACGCTCGAGGAGCGCGCCCGCCGCCTGGCCGAGTGGCTGACCGAGCGCGGCTATCAGGCCGAAAGCCGCCGGGAGGCCTCGGGATTGGTGCTCGAGCAGCGCCGCTGCCCCAAGCTGGCGCTGGCCCGGGACTACCAGGCGCTTTGCCAGGTGGAGATGGACTTCTTCAGCGAGCTGCTGGGGGTGTCGCTGGTGCGCGAGTGCTCCATGACCGCAGGCGACACCTGCTGCCGTTACCGCATCGAGCCCGACGGCGGCGCGGAAGGCTGA
- a CDS encoding multiheme c-type cytochrome, with product MKLGLWMGLLLGLGGLAMAKQSDSACVQCHTDVTPGVVHQFHEGRMGTNAYLPLDCSTCHGSAHTTAEDFAKATFPTPDTCMGCHADKVEQFRAGKHELAWYAMKTQSALHAQPSAIVGEGYRGCSGCHKIGRKGYIGAEAGNTGPLKWDGGEEASQYRYGNAQCDACHTRHSFKKTEAQDPRACSNCHMGFDHPQWEMYMSSKHGITWDIDGNRGWDQGGRAPTCQTCHMPGGNHNVETAWGFLALRLPTKENVEKLAASVNDTGLKANLQKLAKLLPSGHYVDLDDDVQWTLDRALILQVNEILDPNFQPTERFFEIVAQARAARGPEEFNRLRLQMKATCQQCHSKEYVDDFFLNADKIVKLADHEFAKAIQAVQGLYRDGILKKPEGWKWAPSVAQYYENRTPIELDLYLIYMEYRQRTFQGAFHISNDYMHWYGWAPLKEHVNRILAEAERMRAEQKK from the coding sequence ATGAAGCTAGGGTTATGGATGGGGCTGTTGCTGGGCCTGGGCGGCCTGGCCATGGCCAAGCAGTCGGACTCGGCCTGCGTGCAGTGCCACACCGACGTGACGCCGGGCGTGGTGCACCAGTTCCACGAGGGGCGGATGGGCACGAACGCCTACCTGCCGCTGGACTGCAGCACCTGCCACGGCAGCGCCCACACCACCGCCGAGGACTTCGCCAAGGCCACCTTCCCCACGCCCGACACCTGCATGGGCTGCCACGCCGACAAAGTGGAGCAGTTCAGGGCCGGCAAGCACGAGCTGGCGTGGTACGCCATGAAGACGCAGAGCGCCCTCCACGCGCAGCCCAGCGCCATCGTGGGCGAGGGGTACCGCGGCTGCTCCGGCTGCCACAAGATCGGGCGCAAGGGCTACATCGGGGCCGAGGCCGGCAACACCGGCCCGCTGAAATGGGACGGCGGCGAGGAGGCCTCGCAGTACCGCTACGGCAACGCCCAGTGCGACGCCTGCCACACCCGGCACAGCTTCAAGAAGACCGAGGCCCAGGACCCGCGGGCCTGCTCGAACTGCCACATGGGCTTCGACCATCCCCAGTGGGAGATGTACATGTCGTCGAAGCACGGCATCACCTGGGACATCGACGGCAACCGCGGCTGGGACCAGGGCGGCCGGGCACCCACCTGCCAGACCTGCCACATGCCGGGCGGCAACCACAACGTCGAGACCGCCTGGGGGTTCCTGGCGCTGCGCCTCCCCACCAAGGAGAACGTGGAAAAGCTGGCCGCGAGCGTGAACGACACCGGCCTTAAGGCCAACCTGCAGAAGCTGGCCAAGCTGCTGCCCAGCGGCCACTACGTCGACCTCGACGACGACGTGCAGTGGACGCTCGACCGGGCGCTGATCCTCCAGGTCAACGAGATCCTGGACCCGAACTTCCAGCCCACCGAGCGCTTCTTCGAGATCGTGGCCCAGGCGCGCGCGGCCCGCGGACCCGAGGAGTTCAACCGCCTGCGCCTGCAGATGAAGGCCACCTGCCAGCAATGCCACAGCAAGGAGTACGTGGACGACTTCTTCCTCAACGCCGACAAGATCGTCAAGCTGGCCGACCACGAGTTCGCCAAGGCCATCCAGGCCGTGCAGGGGCTCTACCGCGACGGCATCCTCAAGAAACCGGAGGGCTGGAAGTGGGCCCCCTCGGTGGCGCAGTACTACGAGAACCGGACGCCCATCGAGCTGGACCTCTACCTGATCTACATGGAGTACCGCCAGCGCACCTTCCAGGGCGCCTTCCACATCAGCAACGACTACATGCACTGGTACGGCTGGGCGCCGCTCAAGGAGCACGTCAACCGCATCCTGGCCGAAGCCGAGCGCATGCGCGCCGAACAGAAGAAGTAG
- a CDS encoding DUF4332 domain-containing protein, which translates to MVLWYVLIGFFIGWVVEWLIDVVYWRPRLRAARAELETCRQQLADEQERAMLFQAKIEALEEEGKGLRARVQRLEGERDRYRHERDAALAELRSYAAAAVEPEASPAAGDDLKRIEGIGPKIERLLQQAGVRTFEKLAATPAARLKELLAAGGSRFRLADPGSWPQQARLAAEGRWDELEAYQKMLKGGRRR; encoded by the coding sequence ATGGTCCTTTGGTACGTCCTTATTGGATTTTTCATCGGATGGGTGGTCGAGTGGTTGATCGACGTGGTCTACTGGCGGCCGCGGCTGCGGGCGGCACGGGCCGAGCTCGAAACCTGCCGGCAGCAGCTGGCCGACGAGCAAGAACGCGCCATGCTGTTCCAGGCCAAGATCGAAGCCCTGGAGGAGGAAGGCAAGGGGCTGCGCGCGCGGGTGCAACGGCTCGAGGGTGAGCGCGACCGCTACCGCCATGAACGAGACGCCGCGCTGGCGGAGCTGCGCAGCTACGCCGCGGCGGCCGTCGAGCCCGAGGCCTCCCCCGCGGCCGGCGACGACCTGAAGCGGATCGAGGGCATCGGTCCCAAGATCGAGCGGCTGCTGCAGCAGGCCGGGGTGCGAACCTTCGAGAAGCTGGCGGCAACGCCGGCCGCACGCCTGAAGGAGCTGCTTGCGGCCGGCGGGTCCCGGTTCCGGCTGGCGGACCCCGGCAGCTGGCCGCAGCAGGCGCGGCTTGCCGCGGAGGGCCGCTGGGACGAGCTCGAGGCCTACCAGAAGATGCTCAAAGGCGGGCGGAGGCGCTGA
- the recG gene encoding ATP-dependent DNA helicase RecG, protein MTRRELIQRLVRPLERELATGCRDRVVAGGLEKLVHNLAKPFPEVIELLEGYAALAPEARCARLREALARLGVADAPAGAPPKPRPAPSEPAATELDAPVDAIPLGPGGPQKMRSLGVRTLRDLLFYYPRRHEDRRTLPGFAALAPGAKATVVATVLSKSQVKTPRKKMLITQARLADEHGHKLTAVWFNQPWVLGQLKEGEKIVVTGRYSVRGRVRNLAVEYFEAEGGEQLSTGRIVPVYSLGERMSQAWLRRSVGRALEAVKEIPDPLPEALRDELNLADLDFALRQIHFPESEEHLARALGRLKFDEFLFLELRVLLTSGASALVGQIFEVREEDLRTFLGSLPFALTAAQKRVLDEILADMQSERQMARLLQGDVGSGKTAVAAAALYVAARNRKQGALMAPTEILVKQHFENLTRYLWPLGVRVELLTGSMKAGEKKQVYRRIENGEVDVVVGTHALIQKEVRFRELGLAVIDEEHRFGVMQRRALLQGRPDVLVMTATPIPRSLALTLYGDLEVSVIDEMPPGRKPVKTRLLTQKSRKDAYAFARRLIGEGHQVFVVAPLIEESDAEVMAEVRAATELAAEVAGLLPEARVEVLHGRMKAEEKDALMERFRNRDFDVLVSTTVIEVGVDIPGANLMIIENAERFGLAQLHQLRGRVGRGGEQAYCILVAGDASRKTMQRLRVIEKSTDGFYVAEQDLKLRGPGELRGTRQSGLPDLQLGDLTSDVEIIEQARATAKRLLEADPYLTAPEHQALRRELQLRGEAVGLREII, encoded by the coding sequence GTGACGCGGCGGGAACTCATCCAGCGGCTGGTGCGGCCGCTCGAGCGCGAGCTGGCCACCGGCTGCCGGGACCGGGTCGTGGCCGGCGGCCTGGAAAAGCTGGTGCACAACCTGGCCAAGCCCTTTCCCGAGGTGATCGAGCTGCTCGAAGGCTACGCCGCGCTCGCGCCCGAGGCCCGCTGCGCCCGCCTGCGCGAGGCGCTGGCGCGGCTGGGCGTAGCGGACGCGCCCGCAGGGGCGCCGCCAAAACCCCGCCCCGCCCCGAGCGAGCCTGCGGCCACCGAGCTGGACGCCCCGGTGGATGCGATCCCCCTAGGCCCCGGCGGCCCGCAGAAGATGCGCTCGCTGGGGGTGCGCACCCTGCGCGACCTGCTCTTCTACTACCCCCGGCGGCACGAAGACCGCCGCACCCTCCCCGGCTTCGCCGCCCTCGCCCCGGGAGCCAAGGCCACGGTGGTGGCCACGGTGCTCTCCAAGAGCCAGGTCAAGACGCCGCGCAAGAAGATGCTCATCACCCAGGCGCGCCTCGCCGACGAGCACGGCCACAAGCTGACCGCCGTCTGGTTCAACCAACCCTGGGTGCTGGGCCAGCTCAAGGAGGGCGAGAAGATCGTGGTCACCGGGCGCTACAGCGTCCGCGGCCGGGTGCGCAACCTGGCCGTCGAGTACTTCGAGGCCGAGGGGGGCGAGCAGCTCTCCACCGGCCGCATCGTACCCGTCTACAGCCTGGGCGAGCGGATGAGCCAGGCCTGGCTGCGCCGCAGCGTCGGGCGGGCGCTCGAGGCCGTGAAGGAAATCCCGGACCCGCTCCCGGAGGCCCTGCGCGACGAGCTGAACCTCGCGGACCTCGACTTCGCGCTCCGCCAGATCCACTTTCCCGAAAGCGAGGAGCACCTGGCCCGGGCGCTCGGACGGCTGAAGTTCGACGAGTTCCTCTTCCTCGAGCTGCGGGTCCTGCTCACCTCCGGCGCCTCGGCGCTGGTGGGCCAGATCTTCGAGGTGCGCGAGGAGGACCTGCGTACCTTCCTCGGCTCGCTGCCCTTCGCGCTCACCGCCGCCCAGAAACGGGTGCTGGACGAGATCCTGGCCGACATGCAGAGCGAACGCCAGATGGCGCGGCTCTTGCAGGGCGACGTGGGCTCCGGCAAGACCGCGGTGGCCGCCGCCGCCCTCTACGTCGCCGCCAGAAACCGAAAGCAGGGGGCGCTCATGGCCCCCACCGAGATCCTCGTCAAGCAGCACTTCGAAAACCTGACCCGCTACCTCTGGCCGCTGGGCGTGCGGGTGGAGCTGCTGACGGGCAGCATGAAGGCCGGCGAGAAGAAACAGGTCTACCGGCGCATCGAGAACGGCGAGGTGGACGTGGTCGTGGGCACCCACGCATTGATCCAGAAAGAGGTCCGCTTCCGCGAGCTGGGCCTGGCGGTGATCGACGAGGAACACCGCTTCGGCGTTATGCAGCGCCGCGCCCTGCTGCAGGGCCGGCCCGACGTGCTGGTGATGACGGCCACCCCCATCCCCCGCTCGCTGGCGCTCACCCTCTACGGCGACCTGGAGGTGAGCGTAATCGACGAGATGCCCCCCGGCCGCAAGCCGGTGAAGACGCGGCTGCTCACCCAGAAGAGCCGCAAGGACGCCTACGCCTTCGCCCGCAGACTGATCGGCGAGGGCCACCAGGTCTTCGTCGTCGCCCCGCTGATCGAAGAGTCCGACGCCGAGGTAATGGCCGAGGTGCGCGCGGCCACCGAGCTGGCCGCCGAGGTGGCCGGCCTATTGCCCGAGGCGCGGGTGGAGGTGCTGCACGGACGCATGAAGGCCGAGGAGAAGGACGCGCTGATGGAGCGCTTCCGCAACCGCGACTTCGACGTGCTCGTGAGCACCACGGTCATCGAGGTGGGGGTGGACATCCCCGGGGCCAACCTGATGATCATCGAGAACGCCGAGCGCTTCGGCCTCGCCCAGCTGCACCAGCTGCGCGGCCGCGTGGGCCGCGGCGGCGAGCAGGCCTACTGCATCCTCGTCGCCGGCGACGCCAGCCGCAAGACGATGCAGCGCCTGCGGGTGATCGAAAAGTCCACCGACGGCTTCTACGTGGCCGAGCAGGACCTGAAGCTGCGCGGCCCCGGCGAGCTGCGCGGCACCCGCCAGTCGGGTCTGCCCGACCTGCAGCTGGGCGACCTGACCAGCGACGTCGAGATCATCGAGCAGGCGCGCGCCACGGCCAAGCGCCTCCTGGAGGCCGACCCTTACCTGACCGCGCCCGAGCACCAGGCCCTAAGGCGCGAGCTCCAGCTCCGCGGCGAGGCCGTGGGGTTGCGGGAGATAATTTAA
- a CDS encoding GNAT family N-acetyltransferase: MLRIRPATPEDAALLARFRVLLFREMGRLEGDEAEFAHASENYFAWALSTEREVAWIAEEMGEAVAVLAMTLEPMPPKPGRPRLVEAFMHNVYVLPDRRMRGLAGRLTRTALDYAKAEGIRRVRLFTSDDARWMYERLGFQPHGRYLEIKL, from the coding sequence GTGCTCCGGATCCGCCCCGCCACCCCGGAAGACGCCGCGCTTTTGGCGCGGTTCCGGGTGCTGCTCTTCCGGGAGATGGGGCGGCTCGAGGGAGACGAGGCCGAGTTCGCCCACGCCTCGGAAAACTACTTCGCCTGGGCGCTCTCCACCGAGCGCGAGGTCGCCTGGATCGCCGAGGAGATGGGCGAGGCGGTGGCGGTGCTGGCGATGACGCTCGAGCCCATGCCACCCAAACCCGGCCGCCCGCGGCTCGTCGAAGCCTTCATGCACAACGTCTACGTCCTTCCCGACCGCCGCATGCGCGGCCTGGCGGGCCGCCTGACCCGCACGGCGCTGGACTACGCGAAGGCCGAGGGCATCCGCCGGGTGCGGCTCTTCACCTCCGACGACGCCCGCTGGATGTACGAACGCCTGGGCTTCCAACCCCACGGCCGCTACCTGGAAATCAAGCTCTGA
- a CDS encoding M16 family metallopeptidase, whose product MAAPVVHTLDNGLRVAVEPQPWNPGLSFTILVPVGATSDPEERLGAASMLETWLWKGAGPRGARAFADALDALGVRRQSGAGVEYTTFSASLLPEGFPAALELYADLLMRPHLPDDAFDSVRALALQELAALEDQPPRKLLGRLRRGAFASPHGQPVEGEREALERMTPDALREEYRRRYGAGGSILAVSGGVDPDEVFRIAEKHLGAWSGEAPPPPAVRLTVPHRFHIQQETEQVQIGLFYKDVPPGHYDYYASRLAVAVLSGGMSSRLFTEVREKRGLVYAVSASPGSVKGFGYLTAYAGTMPERAQATLEVMEEEIERLAQGVSREELDRAKVGVRADLVLSGESSRARAGALARDLFILERARSLEEVEAEVMDVTLERINAFLAGRPYRDPWIGSLGTVEVGA is encoded by the coding sequence GTGGCGGCCCCTGTTGTGCATACCCTGGACAACGGGCTCCGGGTGGCGGTGGAACCGCAACCCTGGAACCCGGGACTCAGCTTTACCATCCTGGTGCCCGTAGGCGCGACGAGCGACCCCGAGGAACGGCTGGGCGCGGCGAGCATGCTGGAGACCTGGCTCTGGAAGGGGGCGGGGCCCCGCGGCGCCCGCGCCTTCGCCGACGCGCTCGACGCGCTGGGCGTGCGGCGGCAGTCGGGGGCGGGGGTGGAGTACACCACCTTCTCCGCCTCGTTGCTGCCCGAGGGCTTTCCGGCCGCGCTCGAGCTCTACGCCGACCTGCTGATGCGCCCGCACCTGCCGGACGACGCCTTCGACTCGGTGCGCGCCCTGGCGTTGCAGGAGTTGGCGGCGCTCGAAGACCAACCCCCGCGCAAGCTGCTGGGCCGGCTGCGGCGCGGGGCCTTTGCGAGCCCCCACGGGCAGCCCGTCGAGGGCGAGCGGGAGGCGCTCGAGCGGATGACCCCGGACGCGCTGCGCGAGGAGTACCGCCGCCGCTACGGAGCCGGGGGCTCCATCCTTGCGGTCTCGGGCGGCGTCGACCCGGACGAGGTCTTTCGGATCGCCGAAAAACACCTCGGCGCCTGGAGCGGCGAGGCCCCGCCCCCCCCGGCCGTGCGCCTGACCGTGCCGCACCGGTTCCACATCCAGCAGGAGACCGAACAGGTGCAGATCGGCCTCTTCTACAAGGACGTGCCGCCGGGGCACTACGACTACTACGCCTCGCGCCTCGCCGTCGCCGTGCTCTCGGGGGGCATGAGCAGCCGCCTCTTCACCGAGGTGCGCGAGAAGCGCGGCCTCGTCTACGCGGTGAGCGCCAGCCCCGGCTCGGTCAAGGGCTTCGGCTACCTGACCGCTTACGCCGGAACCATGCCGGAGCGCGCGCAGGCCACGCTGGAGGTCATGGAGGAGGAGATCGAGCGGCTGGCCCAGGGGGTGAGCCGGGAGGAGCTGGACCGCGCCAAGGTAGGCGTGCGCGCCGACCTGGTGCTCTCGGGCGAGTCGAGCCGCGCCCGTGCCGGCGCGCTGGCGCGCGACCTCTTCATCCTCGAGCGGGCGCGCAGCCTGGAGGAGGTGGAGGCCGAGGTGATGGACGTGACCCTCGAACGCATCAACGCCTTCCTTGCGGGGCGGCCCTACCGCGACCCCTGGATCGGCAGCCTGGGCACCGTGGAGGTGGGGGCATGA
- a CDS encoding 2-hydroxyacid dehydrogenase → MERVFVTRNLPGPALGELRRAGYQVDVWPEFTAPPREALLERVRGAAGLITMLEDRADAELMDAAGPQLKVIAQYSVGLDNVDLEAARKRGIVVTHTPGVLTDATADLAFALLAAAARRVVEGHDYVRRGEWKTWHPELLLGPELHCATVGVVGFGRIGQAFARRARGFEMKVLYASRHPKPEAEAALDAERVELDELLARADFVSLHTPLTPETHRLMNAERLARMKEGAVLVNTARGKVVDTGALLDALEHGPLFAAGLDVTDPEPLPADHPLLRHPRVVVTPHIGSAGMRTRRRMAEMVTHDLRAVLEGRAPKHAAVLP, encoded by the coding sequence ATGGAGCGCGTCTTCGTCACCCGCAACCTCCCGGGCCCCGCCCTTGGCGAGCTGCGCCGGGCCGGCTACCAGGTGGACGTCTGGCCCGAGTTCACCGCCCCACCGCGCGAAGCGTTGCTCGAGCGGGTTCGCGGGGCCGCCGGCCTGATCACGATGCTCGAGGACCGCGCCGACGCCGAGCTGATGGACGCCGCCGGCCCCCAACTGAAGGTGATCGCCCAGTACTCCGTGGGGCTTGACAACGTCGACCTGGAGGCCGCCCGGAAGCGGGGCATCGTGGTGACCCACACCCCGGGGGTGCTCACCGACGCCACCGCCGACCTGGCCTTCGCGCTGCTGGCCGCCGCCGCCCGCCGGGTGGTGGAGGGCCACGACTACGTCCGGCGGGGCGAGTGGAAGACCTGGCACCCCGAGCTGCTGCTGGGGCCCGAATTGCACTGCGCCACCGTGGGCGTCGTCGGCTTCGGCCGCATCGGCCAGGCCTTCGCCCGTCGCGCGCGCGGCTTCGAGATGAAGGTGCTCTACGCCAGCCGCCACCCCAAACCCGAAGCCGAAGCCGCGCTGGACGCCGAGCGCGTGGAGCTCGACGAGTTGCTCGCGCGCGCCGACTTCGTCAGCCTGCACACCCCGCTCACCCCCGAGACGCACCGCCTCATGAACGCCGAGCGGCTGGCGCGCATGAAGGAGGGCGCGGTCCTGGTCAACACCGCCCGCGGCAAGGTGGTGGATACCGGAGCGCTGCTGGACGCGCTCGAGCACGGACCCCTCTTCGCCGCCGGGCTCGACGTGACCGACCCCGAGCCGCTTCCGGCGGACCACCCGCTGCTGCGTCATCCCCGGGTGGTCGTCACCCCTCACATCGGCTCGGCCGGGATGCGCACCCGGCGGCGCATGGCCGAGATGGTGACCCACGACCTCCGGGCGGTGCTCGAAGGCCGCGCCCCGAAGCACGCCGCTGTGCTCCCCTAA
- a CDS encoding YbhB/YbcL family Raf kinase inhibitor-like protein translates to MKLVSPAFGYGEPLPARFAYCGEGAQNLSPPLSWSGAPAGTASFALVMSDPDAPSGTFVHWLVYDLPPALEGLPEGASGSPELTEGTNDYGALGYGGPCPPPGPAHRYFFRLYALDRPSLDLPPGATAAEVVRAMDGAVLAEAEWMGTYRR, encoded by the coding sequence ATGAAACTGGTCAGCCCTGCGTTCGGATACGGCGAACCCCTGCCCGCCCGCTTCGCCTACTGCGGCGAAGGGGCGCAGAACCTCAGCCCGCCCCTGAGCTGGTCCGGCGCTCCGGCGGGCACCGCCAGCTTTGCGCTGGTGATGTCGGACCCCGACGCCCCTTCGGGCACCTTCGTCCACTGGCTGGTCTACGACCTTCCGCCCGCGCTCGAGGGCCTGCCCGAAGGCGCGAGCGGCAGCCCGGAGCTGACCGAGGGCACCAACGACTACGGCGCCCTCGGCTACGGAGGGCCCTGCCCGCCGCCGGGTCCGGCGCACCGGTACTTCTTCCGGCTCTACGCGCTGGACCGCCCGTCGCTCGATCTTCCTCCGGGGGCCACCGCCGCGGAGGTGGTCCGGGCGATGGACGGCGCCGTGCTGGCGGAGGCGGAATGGATGGGCACCTACCGCCGCTGA
- a CDS encoding CAP domain-containing protein, with amino-acid sequence MARWLVLLVLLGAALAQTPLELEAFRLTNEARKAHGLAALAWDDAAYRAARAHALDMLERGFFDHVNPDGLGPADRMWAAGVLEVTVGENLAFYEGYTPEYAAGVVVDDWLRSPPHRRNLLKPEFTHLGLALVQRGDRIAVVQNFVARPFRLWVWQTPSQKREGRLSYQGTARATVGLFVNDAFVTALQPPRWSGELDLDPQSQVSLGLWNGGRYLLACAFTLPATACRHPRIEWTARYTERTVASVRLQLGLPPGEHWLAYGPEPRLFRRAQGDAVVEVPLSWEVVWVGTPQKDKIEYTHRIPLLRGTAEPLRKGARP; translated from the coding sequence ATGGCTAGGTGGCTGGTGCTCCTGGTGCTGCTGGGGGCGGCGCTGGCGCAGACGCCGCTCGAGCTCGAGGCCTTCCGGCTCACCAACGAGGCCCGCAAGGCGCACGGCCTGGCCGCCCTCGCCTGGGACGACGCCGCCTACCGCGCGGCCCGCGCGCACGCGCTCGACATGCTCGAGCGCGGCTTCTTCGACCACGTCAACCCCGACGGCCTCGGCCCCGCGGACCGCATGTGGGCCGCGGGGGTGCTCGAGGTCACCGTGGGGGAGAACCTCGCCTTCTACGAGGGCTACACCCCGGAGTACGCCGCGGGCGTGGTCGTGGACGACTGGCTCCGCAGCCCGCCCCACCGCCGGAACCTGCTCAAGCCCGAGTTCACCCACCTGGGGCTGGCCCTGGTGCAGCGGGGGGACCGTATCGCTGTGGTGCAGAACTTCGTCGCCCGTCCCTTTCGCCTCTGGGTCTGGCAGACCCCTTCGCAGAAGCGCGAGGGGCGGCTCAGCTACCAGGGCACCGCCAGGGCGACCGTGGGGCTGTTCGTGAACGATGCCTTCGTCACGGCGTTGCAGCCGCCCCGCTGGAGCGGCGAGCTCGACCTGGACCCGCAAAGCCAGGTCAGCCTCGGCCTCTGGAACGGCGGGCGCTACCTGCTGGCCTGCGCCTTCACCCTTCCCGCGACCGCCTGCCGCCACCCCCGCATCGAGTGGACCGCCCGCTACACGGAGCGGACGGTGGCGAGCGTAAGGCTGCAGCTGGGTCTGCCGCCGGGCGAGCACTGGCTGGCCTACGGCCCAGAGCCGCGGCTCTTCCGCCGCGCGCAGGGCGACGCGGTGGTCGAGGTGCCCCTGAGCTGGGAGGTCGTCTGGGTGGGAACGCCCCAGAAAGATAAGATAGAATATACCCATCGGATTCCGCTCCTGAGAGGCACCGCGGAGCCGCTACGGAAAGGAGCTCGACCGTGA